The Triticum dicoccoides isolate Atlit2015 ecotype Zavitan chromosome 6A, WEW_v2.0, whole genome shotgun sequence genome has a window encoding:
- the LOC119314523 gene encoding glycine-rich protein 2-like: MAMEARMKGTVKWFNDTKGFGFITPADGSEDLFVHQSSIKADGFRSLAEGEVVEFAVSEGDDGRTKAVDVTGPDGSFVQGGAGGGGGGGGFGSRGGGGSRGGGGFGARGGDGSGGYGGGYGGGGGGGWGGQRRSGGGGAGGACFKCGEPGHMARDCSVNGPAGGGYGGGGGGNCYNCGEPGHIARDCPTSSGFGGGGGGGRYGGGGGGGNDRSCYNCGEPGHISRDCTK, translated from the exons ATGGCGATGGAGGCGCGGATGAAGGGGACGGTCAAGTGGTTCAACGACACCAAGGGGTTCGGCTTCATCACCCCCGCCGACGGCAGCGAGGACCTCTTCGTGCACCAGTCCTCCATCAAGGCCGACGGCTTCCGCTCGCTGGCCGAGGGCGAGGTGGTCGAGTTCGCCGTCTCGGAGGGCGACGACGGCCGCACCAAGGCCGTCGACGTCACCGGCCCCGACGGATCCTTCGTgcagggcggcgcgggcggcggcggaggaggtggaggcttcggatcccgcggcggcggcggatctcgcggcggcgggggcttcggcgcccgcgGCGGGGACGGATCTGGCGGGTATGGTGGTGGgtacggcggtggtggtggtggaggctgGGGCGGGCAGAGGAGATCCGGCGGTGGGGGCGCCGGTGGGGCCTGCTTCAAGTGCGGGGAGCCTGGCCACATGGCCAGGGACTGCTCGGTCAACGGCCCCGCCG GCGGCGGctacggcgggggcggcggcggcaactGCTACAACTGCGGCGAGCCGGGACACATCGCGAGGGACTGCCCCACCAGCAGCGGcttcggcgggggcggcggcggcgggaggtacggcggaggaggcggcggcggcaacgaCCGCTCCTGCTACAACTGCGGCGAGCCCGGCCACATCTCCCGCGACTGCACCAAGTGA